The Benincasa hispida cultivar B227 chromosome 9, ASM972705v1, whole genome shotgun sequence genome has a segment encoding these proteins:
- the LOC120087277 gene encoding uncharacterized protein LOC120087277, giving the protein MSSILNSSNLVFATVMVVSSTAVILAFLRQNKPDISPPPPQLSDGTTSRQSESPILRPCLSSGGKKERKKKKVQFAENVKKMKCTDHDHIRKKERSSALSASASSASSRLLLKKVQCRNAGRNQIPQNRLALYNAILRDRSHRIQFSY; this is encoded by the exons ATGTCGTCCATTTTAAATTCTTCCAATTTGGTGTTCGCCACCGTCATGGTGGTGTCGAGCACGGCGGTCATTTTGGCTTTTCTCCGCCAGAACAAACCCGATATCTCCCCGCCGCCGCCGCAACTCTCCGACGGAACCACTTCTCGGCAGTCAGAAAGTCCGATTCTTCGCCCTTGTCTCTCTTCAG GTgggaagaaagaaaggaagaagaagaaagtacaATTTGCAGAGaatgtgaagaagatgaaatgtACAGATCATGATCACATTAGGAAGAAAGAGAGATCATCGGCGTTGTCGGCGTCGGCGTCGTCGGCATCGTCAAGATTATTGTTGAAGAAAGTCCAATGCAGAAATGCTGGCCGAAATCAAATCCCCCAAAATCGACTTGCTCTTTACAATGCAATTCTTAGAGATCGTTCTCACAGGATTCAATTTTCttactaa